The sequence ACGTTCGCGGCGCTGCTCGGGCAGCGCTGCCCGGCGTGCGTCGACTTCGCCGAGTGGCAGAAGCTCGATCGCCACGAGGTCTCGCGCGGGGCAGCCCAGGGTCGCCCGCGGGTCAAGTGCGTCAGCGTCGACGAGATGCTCGAGGCGATCGGCAAGCAACGGGTGGCGCGATGAGCCTCTACCTGCCGCACTCGGCCGCAGAGCGCTTCGGCCGCGTGGTGCGCGAGCGTCGGGCCGGTGACTTTCTGATCCGACTGTCGAGCTACACCGACCCCGTCCGCACCCCGACCCATCACCACGCGCTCGCCTACTTCAGCCACATCGTGCGCGGCGGACTCCACGAGCGATGCCGCGGAGTCGAGCGACTCTACGAAGCCGGCAGCCTGCATTTCCACGCGGCCGAAGAGCCCCACCAGGCGAGCTTCGGGCCCGACGGCGTGACCTGCCTCAGCATCATTCCCGGCGGCGAGATCGCGGGCTGGATTTCCAGCGCGCGCCCGGGGCACGACCCGGGCACGGTGCGCTCGATGGCCCGGCACGCGGGGCGCTGCTACGCCGCGTTTCGCGACGACGATGATGCCTCGACGCTCTCGCTCGAGGCGGCGGCGCTCGAGCTGGCCGCGGCGTGGCTGCGCGAGGGAGCGCCGGCCGGAGCACGACGGCCGGAATGGGTGGACGAGGTCTGCGCGCACCTTCGCGTCCGCTACCCGACGCCGGTGCGCCTCGCGGTGCTGGCGCGGCTTGCCGGAGTTCACCCGGTGCATCTGGTGCGGGCGTTCCGCCGTCACGTGGGCGCCACCCCCGGCGCCTATCTGCGCGGGCTGCGCATCGAGGCCGCGCGTGAGGCGCTGCTCCAATCCTCGCGGCCGATCGCCGAGATCGCCCTGGCCTCGGGCTTCTCGAGCCAGGCGCACCTGACGCGCGTCTTCCGCCGCGCGGTGGGGGTGCCGCCCGCCCGCTACCGGCAGATTCACCGGCGCGGCCGCATCTGACCACCCGCGCGGGCGCGCCGCGCTCATTTCGGGCGCTCGCGCTCATCGCGGGAAAGACCGCGATTTCATTCACTCGTACGCTGCGCATTCCACCCCGCGTGCGAGGAGAAATTTCATGATGTGTCGCCTGAAGCGGCTGTTCTCGGCCACCGGTCTCATTCTGCTCGCGGCTCCGGCTCTCGCCGCTGCCCCGGTCTCCCCGAACCGGAACTCCGCCGCGCCGCCCGACGACGCGGCGCTGGCCCGCGCCATTGACGCCTACACGCGCCCGTTGGTCGAGCGCGGCGATCTCTCCGGGCAGCTGCTGGTGCTGCGGCGCGGGCGCGTGGTGGTCGAGCGCTCGTTCGGCTTCGCGAATTTCGAGCTGCGCGCACCGGTCACGCCCGAGACGCGCTTCGACATTGCCTCGGTGACCAAGCCGATGACCGGCGTGCTCGCCATTCAGCAGGCAGTGGCGGGACGTTTGAACACGCGCGACTCGATCACGCGCTGGTTTCCGGACTTCCCGCGCGGCGACTCGATCACGGTCTCGATGCTGCTGCGCCATCGCTCCGGGATTCCGCACGAGATCGTGCCCGACAGCGCGATGACGCGCCCGTTCAGCGCCGCCGAGATCGTGGAGCGGGCCGAGCGCCTGCCGCTCGATTTCGCGCCGGGCACGCGCGAGAGCTACAGCTCGGGCGGCTACGAAGTCCTGGCGCGCATCCTCGAGCGGGTGAGCGGGAAGAGCTACGCGACGCTCGCCGCCGACAGCATCTTCACCCCGCTCGAGATGACTCACACCTCGCACGTCGACAGCCGCCAGATCGTGCCCGGGCGCGCCACCGGCTACGTTCCCGGCATCTACGGAATCGAGAACGCCCCGCTGCAGGATTTCTCGGGGCTGGTCGGCGCCGGCTCGGTGTGGTCCACGGCGCGCGACCTGCATCGCTTCGTCGCCGCGATCGTGGCCGGACGATTGGGCGAGGGGCCGCGCCTGTCCTACGTGCGCGGCGGGCGCGTGGATTTCAACGGCCGCACCGGCGGATTCAAGGCATGGGCGTGGTGGGACAGCACCAGCGGCATCGAGGAGATTCTCGTCAGCAACGTGGCTTCGGGCGCGCCGGACGTGCTGAAGGGCGCGATCCCGAGGCTCGCGAACGGCGAGAAGCTCGTGCCTCCATCGCCGCCGGCGCTACGCGCGGAAGCGGCGCCGCTCGAGGAACTAAAGCGCTGGGAAGGGGTCTACCAGATCGAGCACGGGCCGCGCCTCGACGTGCGCGTGCACGACGGAGCGCTCTACTGCAACGACTGGCTGCTCCTGCCGGCGGCCGATGGGACGTTCTACTCGCCGCGCGACTATGGCCTGGTGCGCGGCGTACCCGGCGCGAACGGCCACCTCGCGCGCCTCGATTGGACGCAGGGCGGCGTCATCTACCCCGCGCCGCGCGTGGCGGATTGAAGCGGCGGCGATCGATCGCGCCACCGAACGGCCCCGCGCCCGGGCTGACTTGACCCTCCCCGGCGCGGGGCCTAGTTTTCAGGCACAAAGTTGGTTCATTCCCCTCGCTCGACTCGCGGCCAAGCGCGCATGAAAACGATCGTCAACGACTTCAGCATTCAGGTCGCCACCGTCAACGGCTCCGGCAGCCAGACGGCCAACACCGTGCTGCTTCGCGCCATCTTCCAGATGGGCATTCCGGTGAGCGGCAAGAATCTGTTCCCGTCCAACATCGCGGGCTTGCCGACCTGGTTCACGATCCGCGCCAGCCAGGACGGCTACATCGCGCGCCGGAAAGAGACCGACATCACCGTGATCATGAATCCCGAGACCGCCGCCGACGACGCCGCGGCCGCGATCCCGGGCGGCGTGATCGTGCTCAACGACTCGATCAAGATTCCGCCGGTGCCCCCGGATCGCATCGTCTATTCGGTGCCGATGAGCAAGCTGATGGAGCCGATCACCAAGGACGTGAAGCTGCGCCGGCTGGTGGTCAACATGATCTACGTCGGCGTGCTCGCGCAGCTGATCGGCATCGAGGAGGCCGAGGTCGAGAAGGCGCTCGACGCCCAGCTCGGCCGCAAGCCCAAGGCCCTCGCGCTCAATCATCAGGCGGTGCGCGCCGGCTTCGAATGGGCGGCGGACAATCTCGAGAAGCGCGATGCGTTCCTGCTCCAGCGCATGAACGCGAACGAGGGCAAGCTGCTGGTCGACGGCAACACCGCCGGCGCGCTCGGCGCGCTGTTCGGCGGCGTCACCGTCGTCACCTGGTATCCGATCACGCCGTCGTCGAGCCTGGTCGAATCGCTGATCGGCTTCCTCGAGCGCTATCGTCGCGACGAGCATGGCAAGGCGAGCTTCGCCGTGATCCAGGCCGAAGACGAGATCGCCGCCGTCGGCATGGTGATGGGCGCCGGCTGGGCGGGCGCGCGCGCCATGACCTCGACTTCGGGCCCGGGCATCTCGCTGATGAGCGAATTCGCGGGCTACGGCTACTACGCCGAGATTCCCGGCGTGATCTGGGACATCCAGCGCGTCGGGCCGAGCACCGGGCTCCCGACGCGCACCGCGCAGGGCGACCTTTCATTCGTGGCGCGACTCTCGCACGGCGACACGCGCCATCCGGTCTTGCTGCCCTCGTCGGTCCGGGATTGCTTCGACTACGGGCTGATGGCGTTCGATCTGGCCGAGCGGCTGCAGACGCCGGTGTTCGTGCTGAGCGATCTCGATCTCGGCATGAACAACTGGATGAGCGAGCCGTTCGTCTACCCCGAGAAGCCGTGGGATCGCGGCAAGGTGCTCGATGATCAGGCGCTCGAGCGCGTCGCGAAGTTCGAGCGCTATCGCGACGTGGACGGCGACGGCATTCCCTATCGGACGCTGCCGGGAGTGAAGAGCCAGAAGGGCACCTACTTCACGCGCGGCTCGGGTCACGACGCGGCGGCGCGCTACAGCGAGAAACCCGAGGATTACGCCGGCAACATGGATCGGCTGCTCACCAAGTGGAACACCGCCCGCACGCTGGTGCCGGCGCCGGTCATCGAGCACACCGAGGGCGCCGAGATCGGACTCATCGCCTACGGCTCGACGCACTGGGCGATGATCGAGGCGCGCGACCAGCTCGCCGCCGCGGGGGTGCGCACTTCCTACTGCCTGGTGCGGGCGCTGCCCTTCCACGCCGATCTCGCCAGGTTCATCGCGCGCTACCCGCGCATTTACGTGGTTGAGCAGAATCGAGACGCGCAGATGGCCGGCCTGATGCATCACGAGTATCCGGCCGAGGCCGCGAAGATCCGCTCGGTGCTCCACTACGACGGCATGCCGATCGACGCGCGCTCGATCAGCGATGAGCTGTTGAAGCAGGAAGGCGCAGCCGAGCGCGTGATGGCGCAAGGAGCGGCGAGATGAGCACCGAGACCACCAGGCCGGCCGGCGGCGCTCCCGCCAACACCAATCGCATCGGGCTCACGCGCGCCGACTACGACGGCAGCAAGACCACGCTCTGCCCGGGCTGCGGCCACAATGCCATCACCGGGGGCATCATCCAGGCGGCGTGGGAGGCGGGCCTCGAGCCGCATCGGGTGGCGAAGCTCTCGGGCATCGGCTGCTCGAGCAAGACGCCCGCCTATTTCCTCGGCCATTCGCACGGCTTCAACGCCGTCCACGGCCGCATGCCGAGCATCGCCACCGGCGTCCACGCCGCGAATCGAGAGTTGCTGCTGATCGGCGTCTCGGGGGACGGCGACACCGCCAGCATCGGCATGGGCCAGTTCGTCCACCTGGTGCGGCGCAACGTGCCAGTCGTGTACATCGTCGAGAACAACGGCGTCTACGGGCTCACCAAGGGCCAGTTCTCGGCGACCGCCGACATCGGCAGCACGCAGAAGACCGGCAAGGCCAACGAGCTGATGCCGATCGACCTGTGCGCGCTGGCGATCGAGCTGGGCTGCGGCTTCGTGGCGCGCTCGTTCTCGGGCGATCAGAAGCAGCTGCGGCCGCTGCTCAAGGCCGCATTCGCGCACCGGGGCACCGCGGTGCTCGACGTGATCAGCCCGTGCGTCACCTTCGCCGACCACGAGGGTTCGACCAAGAGCTACGCCGCCGTGAAAGAGCACGACGCGCCGCTCCACGACATCGAGTTCGTGCCCTACTTCGAGGACATCACGGTGGATTACGAGCCCGGCACCACGCGCGAGGTGACCATGCCGGACGGCTCGCAGATCTACTTGAAGAAGCTGACCGCGGACTACGACCCCACCAGCCGCGAGAACGCCCTGAGGGTGGTCCACGAGGCGCGGCGGGAGAACAAACTGATCACCGGGCTCCTGTTCGTGAGTCCCGAGGATCCGCCGTTCGACGCCGAACTCAAGCTGATGGACGAGCCGCTGGCATCGTTGTCGCTCGACCGCGTCCGCCCGCCGAAGCGGGTGCTGGACGAGATCATCGAGACGCTGCGCACCGGCAAGGGCGCGGCGTCCGCCGGCGGCGGGGGATGAGCGAAGCGCCGAACGCGGCCGGCGCGGGACCCGAATCCGCCGGCACTGCGGCGCCCGCTCGGCCACCCGCGCTCTCGATCCTGCTGCTGGTCTTCATGGTCGCCAACGCCGCACAGCTCGCGGCCGGATTGCTTCGCCGCCGGCAGATGTTCCTCGACATCCCGCGCCTGACGCCGCTCGCCTACGCCGCGTGGCTCGCGGGGCCGGTCGCTGGCATCGCGGGGGCGATCGGCCTGTGGGCCTTCCGCCGCTGGGGCCTGATCGCGATCGCCCTCGGGTGGGCGATGGTGGCGGCGGTCGACCTGTGGCTCGGCGCCACGCCGCACGCCATCATCGCCACCGGCATGGTGTGGCTCATCATCCTGTTCAGCCGCTCGATTCGTGGGGCACTGCGCTAGAATTTCTGCACCCACCGCTTTCGGAGGCTCGATGCACTTCAAGCAGTTCTACGGGGGCGGCCTCGCCCACGCGTCGTGCCTGATCGGCGATGCCGGCGTGGCGGCGGCGCACGATGGCCTGGACGCGGCGCTGCAGGCGCATGCCGCGCGGGTGGGTGAAGCGGTTGCCGCGCGAGGCTGAGCCGGGACGCGTCCCCGCCGAGCGGCCGCCCAAACCGGCCGACGCTGACGCCCATCGGCGCCACGTCGCGCGCCAGTTCGGCGAGAACGCCAGGGCCTATGCGGTGAGCCGCACGCACGCGGAAGGCGGCACTCGCGACCTGCTGCTCGAGCGCCTGCAGCCCGTCGCCGACGAGACGCTGCTCGACGTCGCTTGTGGCGCCGGCGGCATGACCCTGGCCGCCGCGCCGTTCGTGAAGCACGCGATCGCGCTCGATCTCTCGCGCGAGATGCTGGCGGCGGTGGCGCTGGGCGCGCGTCGTGCGAAGCTCGAAAACGTGACGCGGGTGCAGGGCGACGCACAGGAGCTGCCGTTGCGCGATCGTTCAGTCGAGCTGGTGACCGCGCGCATGGCGCCGCACCACTTCGCCGACCCCGCAACCGCGGTGCGCGAGATGGCGCGCGTGCTGGCCCGGGGCGGGCGGCTCGGCGTCGCCGACGGCACCGTGCCCGACGAGCCCGCGCTCGATCAGTTCATCAACCGTGTCGACGTCCTTCATGACCCGACCACGGTGCGCAATTACTCGGCGCGCGAGTGGCGAGAATTCTTCGAGGGCGCGAGTCTGCGCGTGGATTCGGTGGAGGAGGAGGCGTTCGATCTGCCCGAGGGGCGGCTGCTCGGCGAGTGGGTGGCGCGTAGCTCGGGAGGAACGCCGGTGTTCGAAGAGATCCGGCGATTGCTGCTCAACGCCCCGAGCTCGATCCAGCGCGCGTTGCGCGTCCGCGCCGAGGGCGACGACGTCCGCTTCGATCTGCCCAAGATCGTGATCGTCGGAACGCGAGCGACCTAGCTGACCTCATGGCCGGCGGCCTCGAAGGCGCGACTGGCCTGCTCGACGCTTCCGGCCGGCACCAGCACGTAGTCGGTGTCGAAGGTCGAGACCACGAACACGGATATCCCCGCCGCGGCGAGCGGCGCGGTGATCCCAGCCACCACGCCGATTTCGGTGAGCGGGATCGGCCCGTGGACGCGGAACGCGCGCCAGCCGCGCTCCACGCGCGCGACATCTTCCGGCACGAGCGCCTCCTCGCACACCACCGAGAGCTCATCGCGCGTACGCGTCACCGAACTGAGGTTCGCACTCGGCGCCGAGGCCCAGGCCGGCAGCGGGGCGCGGGCCGAGAGCCGGCAGATGGCGAGCCGGCCCGGCAGCAGTTCGAGGGCATGCCTGGACGTCATGGGAAGATGAGATTGCCCTCGTCGTCGAGGATTTCGATCGCCTGACACGGGCACGTCTCGGCCGCCTCGATCAGTCGCTCCTCGGGCGCGGCCTCGGGGTCCAGCACCGTCACCTTCTGCTTGGAGTCGAGTGCGAAGACTTCGGGCGCGATCGCGACGCATTCGGCGTTGCCACAGCATTCCGTACGGCGGATGCGGATCTGCATGGAGAGAATTCCCAGCGGTTGTCGAGTCGACGGCCGAATGAGCACCCGGAAGCGGTCGCGGCGGCTCGATCCGCCAGTGGAACACGATCCGCTCCTGCCGTCGAGTCATCGGCACCTGAGCGCCGTTTCTGTGGCGCATTTCGCGGCGGGGTCGGACGGCAGGGCGGCTGGCGAGCCCCAAACGCGTTGCGCTAGATTTCTTGCGCTCACGCGAGATCCTCCCCCACAGCCGCCAGGAGTCCTCCCATGGACCCGGTCACCCAGTACCTCGAGCAGCATCGCGACAAGTTCCTCGACTCGCTCAAAGCCGTCCTGCGCATCCCGAGTGTCAGCGCCCAGCCCGCGCACGCCGCCGACATGAAGCGCTGCGCCGAGCACGTTGCGCAGGATCTGCGCGCCGCCGGCATGACCAGAGCCGAAGTCGTTCCCACCGCCGGGCACCCGCTGGTTTACGCGGAGTGGCTGGGTGCTCCCGGCGCTCCCACCGTGCTGCTCTACGGCCACTACGACGTTCAGCCTCCCGAACCGCTCGAGCTGTGGAAGACGCCGCCGTTCGAGCCCACCCTGCGTGACGAGAAGCTCTACGCGCGCGGCGCGGTCGACGACAAGGGCCAGGTCTACATGCATCTGGCGGCGATCGAGGCGCACCTCAAGGCCCACGGCAGGCTGCCGGTCAATTTGAAGGTGGTGATCGAAGGGGAAGAGGAGAACGGTGGCACCAGCCTGGACAAGTTCGTGCACGAGAAGCGCAAGATGCTCGACGCCGACGTGATCGTGGTGAGTGACACCGCGATGCTCGGGCCCGACCAGCCGGCGCTGACGTACGGCCTGCGCGGTATCCTCGCCGCACAGATCGAGGTGACCGGACCCGCCAAGGACCTCCACTCCGGCCACTTCGGCGGCGCCGTGACCAATCCGCTGAACGCGTTGTGCGGGATCGTCGCGGCGCTCAAGGACGCCGAGCATCGCGTCACGGTGCCCGGGTTCTACGATCGCGTGCGGGCGCTGTCACCGGCGGAGCGCGAGCTCATGGACAAGGTTCCATTCGACGAGAAGGGTTTCCTGGCCGAGGCCGGAGCGCCGGCGGTGGGTGAGAAGGGCTTTTCGACGCTCGAGCGCATCTCGGTGCGGCCGACGCTGGACCTGAACGGCATGTGGGGCGGCTACACCGGCGAAGGGAGCAAGACGGTGCTGCCGTCGTTCGCCGCCGCCAAGATCACCATGCGGCTGGTGCCGGATCAGAGCCCCACCGAGCTGTTCCCGCGCTTCAAGGGCTACGTCGAGAAGCTGGCGCCTGCGGGAGTGACGGTGAAGGTGATCGGCGGCCACGGCGCGATCCCGTTCCTCAC is a genomic window of Candidatus Sulfotelmatobacter sp. containing:
- a CDS encoding helix-turn-helix transcriptional regulator; the protein is MSLYLPHSAAERFGRVVRERRAGDFLIRLSSYTDPVRTPTHHHALAYFSHIVRGGLHERCRGVERLYEAGSLHFHAAEEPHQASFGPDGVTCLSIIPGGEIAGWISSARPGHDPGTVRSMARHAGRCYAAFRDDDDASTLSLEAAALELAAAWLREGAPAGARRPEWVDEVCAHLRVRYPTPVRLAVLARLAGVHPVHLVRAFRRHVGATPGAYLRGLRIEAAREALLQSSRPIAEIALASGFSSQAHLTRVFRRAVGVPPARYRQIHRRGRI
- a CDS encoding serine hydrolase domain-containing protein — encoded protein: MMCRLKRLFSATGLILLAAPALAAAPVSPNRNSAAPPDDAALARAIDAYTRPLVERGDLSGQLLVLRRGRVVVERSFGFANFELRAPVTPETRFDIASVTKPMTGVLAIQQAVAGRLNTRDSITRWFPDFPRGDSITVSMLLRHRSGIPHEIVPDSAMTRPFSAAEIVERAERLPLDFAPGTRESYSSGGYEVLARILERVSGKSYATLAADSIFTPLEMTHTSHVDSRQIVPGRATGYVPGIYGIENAPLQDFSGLVGAGSVWSTARDLHRFVAAIVAGRLGEGPRLSYVRGGRVDFNGRTGGFKAWAWWDSTSGIEEILVSNVASGAPDVLKGAIPRLANGEKLVPPSPPALRAEAAPLEELKRWEGVYQIEHGPRLDVRVHDGALYCNDWLLLPAADGTFYSPRDYGLVRGVPGANGHLARLDWTQGGVIYPAPRVAD
- a CDS encoding 2-oxoacid:acceptor oxidoreductase subunit alpha gives rise to the protein MKTIVNDFSIQVATVNGSGSQTANTVLLRAIFQMGIPVSGKNLFPSNIAGLPTWFTIRASQDGYIARRKETDITVIMNPETAADDAAAAIPGGVIVLNDSIKIPPVPPDRIVYSVPMSKLMEPITKDVKLRRLVVNMIYVGVLAQLIGIEEAEVEKALDAQLGRKPKALALNHQAVRAGFEWAADNLEKRDAFLLQRMNANEGKLLVDGNTAGALGALFGGVTVVTWYPITPSSSLVESLIGFLERYRRDEHGKASFAVIQAEDEIAAVGMVMGAGWAGARAMTSTSGPGISLMSEFAGYGYYAEIPGVIWDIQRVGPSTGLPTRTAQGDLSFVARLSHGDTRHPVLLPSSVRDCFDYGLMAFDLAERLQTPVFVLSDLDLGMNNWMSEPFVYPEKPWDRGKVLDDQALERVAKFERYRDVDGDGIPYRTLPGVKSQKGTYFTRGSGHDAAARYSEKPEDYAGNMDRLLTKWNTARTLVPAPVIEHTEGAEIGLIAYGSTHWAMIEARDQLAAAGVRTSYCLVRALPFHADLARFIARYPRIYVVEQNRDAQMAGLMHHEYPAEAAKIRSVLHYDGMPIDARSISDELLKQEGAAERVMAQGAAR
- a CDS encoding 2-oxoacid:ferredoxin oxidoreductase subunit beta, with protein sequence MSTETTRPAGGAPANTNRIGLTRADYDGSKTTLCPGCGHNAITGGIIQAAWEAGLEPHRVAKLSGIGCSSKTPAYFLGHSHGFNAVHGRMPSIATGVHAANRELLLIGVSGDGDTASIGMGQFVHLVRRNVPVVYIVENNGVYGLTKGQFSATADIGSTQKTGKANELMPIDLCALAIELGCGFVARSFSGDQKQLRPLLKAAFAHRGTAVLDVISPCVTFADHEGSTKSYAAVKEHDAPLHDIEFVPYFEDITVDYEPGTTREVTMPDGSQIYLKKLTADYDPTSRENALRVVHEARRENKLITGLLFVSPEDPPFDAELKLMDEPLASLSLDRVRPPKRVLDEIIETLRTGKGAASAGGGG
- a CDS encoding methyltransferase domain-containing protein, which translates into the protein MKRLPREAEPGRVPAERPPKPADADAHRRHVARQFGENARAYAVSRTHAEGGTRDLLLERLQPVADETLLDVACGAGGMTLAAAPFVKHAIALDLSREMLAAVALGARRAKLENVTRVQGDAQELPLRDRSVELVTARMAPHHFADPATAVREMARVLARGGRLGVADGTVPDEPALDQFINRVDVLHDPTTVRNYSAREWREFFEGASLRVDSVEEEAFDLPEGRLLGEWVARSSGGTPVFEEIRRLLLNAPSSIQRALRVRAEGDDVRFDLPKIVIVGTRAT
- a CDS encoding ACT domain-containing protein, which encodes MTSRHALELLPGRLAICRLSARAPLPAWASAPSANLSSVTRTRDELSVVCEEALVPEDVARVERGWRAFRVHGPIPLTEIGVVAGITAPLAAAGISVFVVSTFDTDYVLVPAGSVEQASRAFEAAGHEVS
- a CDS encoding ferredoxin, which encodes MQIRIRRTECCGNAECVAIAPEVFALDSKQKVTVLDPEAAPEERLIEAAETCPCQAIEILDDEGNLIFP
- a CDS encoding dipeptidase yields the protein MDPVTQYLEQHRDKFLDSLKAVLRIPSVSAQPAHAADMKRCAEHVAQDLRAAGMTRAEVVPTAGHPLVYAEWLGAPGAPTVLLYGHYDVQPPEPLELWKTPPFEPTLRDEKLYARGAVDDKGQVYMHLAAIEAHLKAHGRLPVNLKVVIEGEEENGGTSLDKFVHEKRKMLDADVIVVSDTAMLGPDQPALTYGLRGILAAQIEVTGPAKDLHSGHFGGAVTNPLNALCGIVAALKDAEHRVTVPGFYDRVRALSPAERELMDKVPFDEKGFLAEAGAPAVGEKGFSTLERISVRPTLDLNGMWGGYTGEGSKTVLPSFAAAKITMRLVPDQSPTELFPRFKGYVEKLAPAGVTVKVIGGHGAIPFLTPPDHPMLQCARRALARAWPKPPVMIREGGSIPVMATFQETHGLPCILMGFGLDDDQVHSPNEKFSLSSYFGGMKSAAYLYEEIAKGA